A stretch of the Zeugodacus cucurbitae isolate PBARC_wt_2022May chromosome 6, idZeuCucr1.2, whole genome shotgun sequence genome encodes the following:
- the LOC105214473 gene encoding uncharacterized protein LOC105214473 isoform X7 — translation MDLSLERDSSTVLGSLFQQIINDLKNTSPLWEDFVTKATKLHQCLRAAIQAIAAYLDAFQKIADAATNSRGASKEIGTALTRVCLRHKAVESRLKTFTTAIMDCLVQPLQEKLEDWKRTVITIDKEHAKEYKRCRTELKKCSSDTLRLQKKARKGQSDTIQSLMDSHKHDVTQRRAELEEVEKKSLRSAMIEERLRYCSFVHMLQPVVKEECEVMSELGHLQEAMDSIAIVTKEPSVLPQASEELIHDTKATMSLYPESPGGGSSSQGGCSNSLGSRKSSVCSISSMNSSGSSNSPGHHHYPRSLSQLISPAIRLKPGESSDSGFCSSPALTTQASTATSQSHAVSTWPPHSQDAVPVLPPAADRPHTISTAYEKGHQRPPLTVYTFQNPETILEGSGGSGSIPGTPNGTSGGAGSGANTPSTQKSPAGALSRPPLPVRCSSLERPIPANNNRGTNNLLQRQCPSPIPAHITKENDERSRASVLQKASMFEKQAQAAAAAASTATVTPGRANVEAIYGTRRNPDEVYRATSTSTGGNHYQQPTQPLQQPHTEQLEVDKSFEDSIQELNNLIGELDSFQREIDESKRAAITTTAAVTTQATTHTTTTADDDTVGDNCGDRPFPVNDIRSGANSNDMSSTANTVTEAERVDTTTPLTVICPPRPPKSPQCASNQTSGCGTDLSDAASDDVAADVGSLTSINNNHNNNNNTKGSNNNEHNTSISSRESCATGHDNNGRSLMQQYNSDSELSRCYVSETSSLAGGYENPTFAHFATAVSSSSIAASSGVDEPADVASVIGDNRSLMAVSSTTTADDCASHTSETYHQMTQQDNGSDGGSNVVVIYDHQIPITPDIDYVKQNSEIVVLRTKDPLQQQLGRQEMRELTQLPTSMCTPHDGLAAPGAGMMSVLALSSSSLSCLGPTSPPHTATVAPAKQRLSSFRASSEQQLQLLGCGGDNNNSGSELSLLRAPHHHQQYAHAGTPLAQAQAECKEGSRRVATPTNAHNTHHADTIIRRKAVIPPKPSLSIFNGQATADNLLLEANANVRKSSSSNSCRGSCEAMGERSTPPPPPLLTKANFKADLDAKIRKQKLKLQLQHEQQQHHELLQQKQQLLQEQQHLQQHQSPQSTANNTNSTIYLSNHNNHNNHHHNNSNNTNNITTTTTTTNGGAVGNGLGNRSSSNVPSSNTNSNNNNCNAISLNKRNSCSNSIPNATPTKTTTASASASPSSASSSNHLAFVVKAASSQHTNASASSSLAGPSQLVYQNAASATSVSSASASASNSNINSANAKPNITPRPASLSGGVTRIARRSSINTAKPPPPVRRSSSVTPNATGTAATQSPQQNLQQQQQHYQHPQQLHHLHPHANPQPSPATTSIQNSSLYDTVDTLPPPPAYLLDSRQAQTSTPTPPPPSAISATAIPSSSLKVAETVKALSAMRHKPASPNAIRHMQQQQHHTQQQQSHQSLQFSPTQTPTPPALSPTPMQQQQQQNIYSTTVKTFSSTALLLPDCDTEQTLHYDAYSYYNPYMEVRTSTTQLTSAKMPLTTNANIANHANNAANDAAYQTLPITPTIYYYDAVTTQPTTPTKSQQLQDIYGVNTTLRITPNNKTNTQPVSPSYTSPPPYDFQHSKIELPPPLPPPNPNQQRSIKQQQQQQLQQKQFADHQYNALATATTQQPQQYQHNNNNNHNQLQQKRQHEQIYDYLPSHHQHQHPHSPKPQHNKAQQLQSSLLQQQQQQLAHHFDALTLDHEDEASHVYSDNASFRTSSPGIYAQPKIVTSMSSFRSASPAPTTNDHHHHVIPPTQPKTNPNLIAQLNARLSKQNLQQHTGEGIYGSTPNSPNHHHNMHQQQHQHQHHQSEPVYMRNYTHPHHQQTQQQLPSVATGSMHQQQNYDAAQTPKHQSSYAHTGGAARQQQQQQQQSHHAHHREPHTHSCPPPLENPPPPPTNSSIYAATANATATMPKNATRSGAGATYAPPTATMTLPKNLAQQRLQQQQHYQQQQQHQQQHYQQQQYQHSTATGGSAAAQQHQQQQQTATVNQRAQMPLPHHQQQQQQLSYKQKSATLQSNHRQPPIPSRHSSVQQKIFVATNPFIQTTTIHCHSPASVHSQPASPTCSSPSSLASIYGTSSRSHHHHQQQQQHQHHGSGSSVGGGGAAGNGYYAAPHNSTSYASSNIEKAGSIRSKTKAEFLENLNAKLAKQGLSGRAFAVRNLINSKALMYQNPQTLMRPSAQYRAQPQAPPTPPTSSAEESSSH, via the exons GAGCTTCCAAAGAAATTGGCACCGCCTTGACACGGGTCTGTCTACGACACAAAGCGGTCGAATCACGCCTGAAGACTTTCACAACAGCAATAATGGACTGCCTTGTACAGCCATTGCAA GAAAAACTAGAAGACTGGAAGCGCACAGTGATCACCATCGACAAGGAACATGCCAAAGAGTATAAACGTTGTCGCACCGAACTGAAGAAGTGTTCCAGCGACACGTTGCGACTGCAGAAGAAAGCACGTAAAGGTCAATCGGATACTATACAATCGCTTATGGATTCGCATAAGCACGATGTGACACAGCGACGCGCCGAACTGGAGGAGGTGGAAAAGAAATCGCTGCGTTCAGCCATGATCGAGGAGCGTTTGCGCTATTGCAGTTTTGTACATATGTTGCAGCCAGTCGTCAAGGAAGAATGTGAAGTCATGTCAGAGCTGGGACATTTGCAA GAAGCTATGGATTCGATCGCCATCGTCACGAAAGAGCCCAGCGTTTTGCCACAAGCCTCCGAGGAGCTAATACATGACACCAAAGCCACGATGTCGCTATATCCCGAATCGCCGGGTGGCGGTTCGAGCTCGCAAGGTGGCTGCTCAAATTCGCTGGGTTCTCGCAAAAGTTCCGTTTGTTCCATTAGCTCCATGAATAGCAGTGGCTCAAGCAACTCACCGGGACATCATCACTATCCACGTTCGCTATCGCAG TTAATTTCGCCTGCAATACGCTTGAAACCTGGTGAATCCAGTGATAGTGGCTTTTGCTCATCGCCAGCGCTAACCACAcag GCTTCTACTGCCACTAGTCAATCACATGCTGTTTCCACTTGGCCACCACATTCCCAGGATGCTGTACCAGTGTTGCCACCTGCCGCCGATCGTCCACACACCATCTCCACCGCCTACGAGAAGGGCCATCAACGGCCACCGCTAACCGTTTACACCTTTCAGAATCCGGAGACCATACTGGAGGGTAGTGGCGGCAGCGGCAGCATACCGGGCACACCGAATGGCACCAGTGGCGGTGCAGGGTCCGGCGCTAATACACCATCTACACAAAAATCGCCCGCTGGTGCATTGAGTCGCCCACCTTTGCCAGTG cgTTGCTCCTCGTTGGAACGTCCAATTCCGGCCAACAATAATCGCGGCACCAACAATCTCTTACAACGTCAATGCCCCTCGCCCATACCGGCTCATATAACGAAAG AGAATGACGAACGTTCACGTGCCTCCGTGTTGCAGAAGGCTTCGATGTTCGAGAAGCAAGCGCAAGCCGCCGCTGCAGCCGCATCCACCGCTACGGTTACACCAGGACGTGCCAACGTTGAGGCTATCTATGGCACACGTCGAAATCCGGATGAAGTTTATCGAGCGACCAGCACCAGCACCGGTGGCAACCACTATCAACAGCCGACGCAACCGCTACAACAACCGCACACGGAGCAGCTGGAAGTGG ATAAAAGTTTTGAAGACTCGATTcaagaattaaataatttaattggcgAATTAGACTCGTTTCAACGCGAGATCGATGAAAGCAAGCGTGCAGCAATAACCACAACAGCGGCGGTGACAACACAAGCAACaacgcacacaacaacaacagcggatGATGACACTGTGGGTGATAATTGCGGCGATCGTCCCTTCCCTGTGAACGACATACGCAGCGGTGCCAACAGCAATGATATGAGTAGCACAGCAAACACAGTGACAGAAGCGGAGCGCGTCGACACAACAACACCACTAACCGTTATTTGCCCACCGCGTCCACCCAAGTCACCACAATGCGCCAGCAATCAGACGAGCGGTTGCGGTACTGATCTCTCCGACGCCGCCTCCGATGATGTTGCGGCAGATGTCGGCTCGCTGACGAGTATAAATAACaatcacaacaataataacaacacaaagGGTAGCAATAACAACGAACACAACACGAGCATTAGTAGTCGCGAGAGTTGTGCCACGGGTCATGACAATAACGGACGCTCATTGATGCAACAATACAATTCCGATTCGGAGCTGAGTCGTTGCTATGTAAGCGAAACGAGTTCGCTGGCGGGTGGCTACGAGAATCCCACGTTCGCGCACTTCGCCACAGCGGTGTCCTCATCGTCGATAGCCGCCTCATCGGGCGTGGATGAGCCCGCCGATGTGGCCAGCGTTATCGGCGATAATCGCTCGTTGATGGCAGTGTCATCGACAACGACGGCCGACGATTGCGCATCGCACACCTCCGAGACGTACCACCAAATGACGCAACAGGATAACGGTAGTGATGGCGGCAGTAATGTCGTTGTGATCTATGATCATCAGATCCCCATCACGCCGGACATTGACTATGTCAAGCAGAATTCCGAGATTGTCGTGCTGCGCACAAAGGATCCACTGCAACAGCAGTTGGGACGACAAGAAATGCGCGAATTGACACAATTGCCGACGAGTATGTGTACGCCACACGACGGGCTGGCCGCACCAGGTGCCGGCATGATGTCCGTGCTGGccttgtcgtcgtcgtcgttgtcgtGTTTGGGACCGACCTCGCCACCGCACACCGCAACCGTAGCGCCTGCCAAACAGCGACTCTCCTCGTTCCGCGCATCCAGCGAACAACAACTGCAGCTGCTCGGTTGTGgcggcgacaacaacaatagcggcaGTGAACTATCACTGCTGCGTGCGCCGCATCATCACCAGCAATACGCACACGCAGGTACGCCACTAGCACAAGCGCAAGCCGAGTGCAAGGAAGGTAGTAGAAGGGTGGCAACACCAACAAATGCACACAACACGCACCACGCAGATACCATAATACGCCGCAAAGCGGTGATACCGCCCAAACCGAGTTTGAGCATATTCAATGGCCAAGCGACGGCCGACAATTTGTTGTTAGAGGCTAACGCAAACGTGCGTAAGAGTAGTAGTAGTAATAGTTGTAGAGGTAGTTGTGAGGCGATGGGGGAGCGTTCCACCCCACCGCCGCCACCGCTTTTGACGAAGGCCAATTTCAAGGCCGATTTAGATGCGAAAATACGCAAACAGAAGTTGAAGTTGCAATTGCAGcatgaacagcaacaacatcacgAGTTGTTGCAGCAGAAACAACAACTGTTGCAGGAGCAACAACACCTACAACAACATCAGTCACCACAGTCAACCGCCAACAACACGAATAGTACAATATACCTCAGTaatcacaacaaccacaataaccACCATCATAATAAttccaacaacaccaataacatcaccaccacaacaacaaccaccaacGGCGGCGCTGTTGGCAATGGTCTTGGCAATCGCAGTAGCAGTAACGTCCCGagcagcaacaccaacagcaataacaataattgtaATGCAATTAGCTTAAATAAGCGCAACAGTTGTAGTAACTCTATTCCAAATGCAACACCTACAAAAACTACAACTGCATCTGCATCCGCATCCCCTTCATCTGCATCATCATCAAATCATTTGGCTTTTGTAGTGAAAGCTGCATCATCCCAACACACAAACGCATCCGCATCATCCTCATTAGCAGGGCCATCACAGCTTGTCTATCAAAATG CAGCTTCTGCCACGTCGGTCTCGTCTGCATCCGCATCCGCATCCAATTCCAACATAAATTCCGCCAACGCCAAACCGAATATCACGCCGAGACCGGCTTCATTGTCGG GAGGCGTAACACGAATAGCGCGTCGCTCATCAATAAATACCGCCAAGCCACCGCCGCCAGTGCGTCGCAGCTCATCGGTGACGCCGAATGCCACCGGCACGGCG GCTACACAATCGCCACAGCAAAAtctacaacagcagcaacaacactatCAACATCCGCAACAACTCCATCATCTTCATCCTCATGCCAATCCGCAGCCATCGCCAGCAACGACATCAATACAAAATTCCTCCCTCTACGATACCGTTGATACTCTGCCACCCCCACCCGCTTATCTGCTAGACTCAAGACAAGCACAAACATCGACTCCTACGCCACCACCGCCATCGGCTATTTCCGCTACAGCAATACCGAGCTCCTCCTTGAAGGTTGCCGAAACGGTGAAAGCGTTGTCGGCTATGCGTCACAAACCCGCTTCACCGAATGCGATACGTcatatgcaacagcaacaacatcatacgcaacaacagcaatcacaTCAGTCGTTGCAG TTTTCACCAACACAAACACCAACACCGCCAGCACTATCACCAAcaccaatgcaacaacaacaacaacaaaatatttactcaacCACCGTTAAGACATTTTCCTCTACCGCTTTGTTGCTGCCCGACTGCGACACTGAACAGACGCTCCACTACGATGCCTATTCGTACTACAATCCCTATATGGAGGTCAGAACCAGCACCACCCAACTGACCTCCGCTAAAATGCCGCTTACTACTAATGCTAATATAGCTAATCATGCTAATAATGCCGCTAATGATGCAGCTTATCAAACTTTGCCTATAACACCAACTATTTATTACTATGATGCCGTTACCACGCAGCCAACAACACCAACGAAATCACAACAGTTGCAGGACATTTATGGTGTGAATACCACGCTTCGTATTACACCCAATAATAAGACAAACACACAGCCGGTGTCACCATCATATACCTCACCGCCACCATATGATTTCCAACATAgtaaaatagagttgccaccacCATTACCGCCACCCAATCCCAATCAACAACGTTCGattaagcagcagcaacaacaacagttgcaacaaaaacaatttgctgATCATCAATACAATGCACTAGCTACAGCCACCACACAGCAACCACAACAAtatcaacacaacaacaacaacaaccacaatcaattacaacaaaaacgccAACATGAACAGATATATGATTATTTGCCGTCACACCATCAGCACCAGCACCCGCACTCCCCCAAGCCACAGCATAATAAAGCGCAGCAACTGCAATCATCGctactccaacaacaacaacagcagttagCACATCATTTCGATGCTCTGACGCTCGATCATGAGGATGAGGCGTCCCATGTATATAGCGACAACGCC TCATTCCGCACATCATCGCCTGGCATTTATGCGCAACCGAAAATAGTCACAAGCATGTCGAGTTTCCGTTCGGCCAGTCCCGCACCGACGACGAATGATCATCATCATCACGTCATACCACCGACACAACCGAAAACCAATCCGAATTTGATTGCACAGCTGAATGCGCGCTTGAGCAAACAAAATCTGCAGCAGCACACCGGTGAAGGTATTTATGGTTCCACACCGAACTCACCAAATCATCATCACAATATGCATCAACAACAGCATCAGCACCAGCACCACCAAAGTGAGCCAGTTTATATGCGGAACTATACGCACCCACACCATCAGCAGACGCAACAGCAGttgccatcagtcgccaccgGTTCAATGCACCAGCAGCAAAACTATGACG CTGCGCAGACGCCAAAACATCAATCGTCCTACGCACATACCGGTGGTGCCGCtagacagcagcaacaacaacaacagcagtcgcACCATGCACATCATCGCGAGCCACATACACATAGCTGTCCGCCGCCGCTTGAAAATCCACCACCGCCACCCACCAATTCATCCATTTACGCTGCCACTGCCAATGCCACCGCGACCATGCCCAAAAATGCTACACGCTCCGGCGCAGGCGCCACTTATGCGCCGCCCACCGCCACCATGACATTGCCTAAGAATCTCGCACAACAGCGtttacagcagcaacaacactatcagcaacagcagcaacaccaacaacaacactaccaacagcaacaatatcaACATTCTACCGCCACCGGCGGCAGCGCAGCCGCTCAgcaacaccagcagcagcagcagacggCTACTGTTAATCAGCGCGCACAGATGCCATTGCCACaccatcagcagcagcaacaacaactgtcaTATAAACAAAAGTCGGCCACATTACAAAGTAACCACCGCCAACCGCCCATACCGTCGCGCCACTCGAGCGTACAGCAAAAGATATTCGTGGCCACCAATCCGTTCATTCAAACCACCACCATTCACTGCCATTCGCCGGCGTCGGTGCATTCGCAACCGGCTTCACCCACCTGTTCGTCGCCGTCGTCGTTGGCAAGCATTTATGGCACCAGTTCGCGCAGTCATCATCaccatcagcagcaacaacaacaccaacatcatGGCAGTGGCAGCAGCGTTGGCGGCGGCGGCGCAGCCGGCAATGGTTACTATGCCGCCCCGCACAATTCAA cgaGTTACGCCAGCTCAAACATTGAGAAAGCCGGCAGCATACGCTCGAAAACCAAAGCTGAATTTCTCGAGAATCTCAATGCAAAGCTGGCCAAACAGGGCCTCTCTGGACGCGCGTTCGCTGTGCGCAATCTAATCAATAGTAAAGCATTG ATGTATCAAAATCCACAAACACTTATGCGTCCAAGTGCACAATATCGCGCACAACCACAAGCACCGCCGACACCGCCAACTTCCTCTGCCGAAGAGTCCTCGTCACATTAA